The genomic segment TTAACAATAGCATGTGCATCATTCTTAGTGATTGCTTTTATCAAAATTAATCTGCTTTGTAGAGCTTTAAAGAGAAGAGTTTTCTATATGACATTGTTGCTAATGGACGAAATGGAATAGATGTTGACAAGTATGTTTTCCATCTTGAGTTCTATTTTCTGGAGCAACTGCTGATCCTACCAGCATTTTGAGAATATTGAATTATCTGACTTGTTTGTTTGACAGATTTGATTACATATCTCGTGACTCCCGTGCTTGTGGCCTAGGGTGCAATTTTCAGTTTCGGAGGTATCGCAAAGATTTAGACACCATTCTTAGTTCatttttctctgttttctttcttcaGTTTTGACGTGATATAATGGTTTAGATGGTACTTCATATAAAACTGGAGTTGGGGTTTACTGGACAGCAATCTGGTTTTGTTTCCCTTTGACCGTTCTTTACTTGTAGGAGTTCTATTTGATAAAAACCAGTACTCAAGCCTTTCTAACCCCTAAGATTTACTTTGCGAATTTCAGGCTTTTTGAAAATATGCGAGTGATAGATGATGAGATTTGCTATCGAGCTAAGGAATGTGGGTGATACTAGATCTTTTTGCTGACTAATTTATGTAACAGTTCATGTGGTCTTTGGCTGAACTTTTTTCCTCTGTGATCAGATCTTACAGTCCACAAGTTATTCTCTTCAAGGGCCGATTTGCATCGGACTGTCTATATGCATCCAAAAGTGAAGGTGCCAAATATCTTGGTTGTCTAAATGTCAAAGTGTGGCATGTCAGTCAAAGTATTCATATCTGAATTCTGATCTACTCTTTTTATTCTGTTTTTCAGGCAATAGAACTTATGTGTGTTGATGCCATGATAAAAGCAAATGATTATCTTCAGATTGCATCGTTCATTGATGATCCTGCTCAGTATTGGAAGGTCACTTGAGTTGCTCGATCCTTGCATTAACCTTAGATTGTGGTGGCTTATGTTCAAAATTTGAGGCAAGTTGCTCTGATCATTGAATTGCAGTTAGATGACACAATACTGAAAACCATTGAAACTTCTTCCCACCAAGAATTGAAGGAATCCAGGGATTTGATCCTTCGCATCAGGAGAAGGGATCTTTATCAGGTATAAATGTGTGAAGCATGTAGCCTTGGAATAAAGTCTTCTGTACTAAATCCTGTGCCTCTTCATAATGTCAAGTTCTGGAACTGCTGATCCATGTTTCTACATTTGACAGTTTTGTAACCAGTTTGCTGTTCCAAAGGACAAATTGGATCACTTTAAAGTAGCAACTCCACAAGATATAGTTTGTTCCCAGGTAATTCTTTGCTACTTGATTACCTTTCAGTCTTCGGCATAAAACAGTGAAAATCCCTAAAGGATATTCTTTAATCCAGAGATCCGGTGGTATTACATTGAAAGAGGAAGATATAATTGTGACAAATGTGAAGATTGACCTGACTCGAGGAAGGGAAAATCCACTTGAAAGGTACATTGAGGAGTATTTCAATGTTGGATTGCATGACTTGATGATGGATCTATGAAGTTGACCTCAATTtacaattttctttcttctgttcTCATGTGCTATGTTCTTCACCAGCATCAAATTTTTCGAGGTAATGCTACCCCCTTTTGCATCCCCAATGAAATGAAACTTGATGAATTTGACTTTTTACCTTTATTAAGCTACTTCCACCGGTACTTTAGTATGTCCACTATTTGGGTAATCATAGCTACTGGTCATCTATGTGGTAATACTTGTGTTTTGCTTCTATTCACATAATTAAGTAGTTCCAAAGCCACCATACTCATTATTATACACGACATATAAAAGATTGGCAGGGTGGATTACTGAAACCTCTTGGGATAACGAATTTATGTAAATTAAATCTGGATGTGTTGATTataattgaccaaaattcagtTCTTGACATACAAAATGCGTTTATTATCTTGAGGAGCTGAACAGGTTGAAAACTAGCGTCTTTTCTTCTGGTACttttatctcaaaaaaaaaaagaaaaaaaaaaaaaccactgaCGTTATGAATGCCTCCGCTGACCTGCCAAAGGGAACCACCAATGACATTATCTAACCGATTCTACCTCTTTTCAAACTGTGCTACATTCTCTGCAGAGGTGTTGTCTTTTAAAGCAGTATTTGTTGTCCCAGGACTTTGCGAGCACTGAGAAATTCTCTATTAAGGATGACCGGATCAGTCACTTGCTGCCTGCTTGCTATCAAGACATGATAGTGAGGGTGTACGCCAAGAAACCTGAACTGGTCTGTGTCGAAATCACcttctcttccttctttctaGTCTTTGGACGACGTCTTCTGTGGTTGTTTGAATCCAAGAGATATGCTTAATGCCTGGAGTCCTTTTGTATCAAATTCAGGTCGAAGCAGTATCAGAGGCATTTGAAAACTTTCAGATGCGGACCTATGGGATGAAAACCCAAGTACATGGAACTCCCAACTCAAAGAAGAAACGCCAAAGGAGCTGAGGTTCTCAGTTTTGACTAATTCTAGTGCAGTACACGCTCCGCAGTATTTTAAATGGTAGATCATCAGTGTAGATAGTATGTCAAGGTAAG from the Coffea arabica cultivar ET-39 chromosome 11e, Coffea Arabica ET-39 HiFi, whole genome shotgun sequence genome contains:
- the LOC113719579 gene encoding uncharacterized protein isoform X2 — protein: MIAGFSNPSTITSTETCTSIRLRDLKQLGMTYLVYPGAVHSRFEHSLGVYWLANKAMDKLKRYQGLELGIEQIDVQTVKLAGLLHDVGHGPFSHMFEREFLPRVVNGLKWSHEDMSLKMTDYIVDEHNIDIDPENLKKVKDMINASERSISTSFKEKSFLYDIVANGRNGIDVDKFDYISRDSRACGLGCNFQFRRLFENMRVIDDEICYRAKEYLTVHKLFSSRADLHRTVYMHPKVKAIELMCVDAMIKANDYLQIASFIDDPAQYWKLDDTILKTIETSSHQELKESRDLILRIRRRDLYQFCNQFAVPKDKLDHFKVATPQDIVCSQRSGGITLKEEDIIVTNVKIDLTRGRENPLESIKFFEDFASTEKFSIKDDRISHLLPACYQDMIVRVYAKKPELVEAVSEAFENFQMRTYGMKTQVHGTPNSKKKRQRS
- the LOC113719579 gene encoding uncharacterized protein isoform X1; the protein is MKASLKGEDIPSHVTASAGDDRRFLKSVHDNVHGNMYLDPLSLKFIDTEQFQRLRDLKQLGMTYLVYPGAVHSRFEHSLGVYWLANKAMDKLKRYQGLELGIEQIDVQTVKLAGLLHDVGHGPFSHMFEREFLPRVVNGLKWSHEDMSLKMTDYIVDEHNIDIDPENLKKVKDMINASERSISTSFKEKSFLYDIVANGRNGIDVDKFDYISRDSRACGLGCNFQFRRLFENMRVIDDEICYRAKEYLTVHKLFSSRADLHRTVYMHPKVKAIELMCVDAMIKANDYLQIASFIDDPAQYWKLDDTILKTIETSSHQELKESRDLILRIRRRDLYQFCNQFAVPKDKLDHFKVATPQDIVCSQRSGGITLKEEDIIVTNVKIDLTRGRENPLESIKFFEDFASTEKFSIKDDRISHLLPACYQDMIVRVYAKKPELVEAVSEAFENFQMRTYGMKTQVHGTPNSKKKRQRS
- the LOC113719579 gene encoding uncharacterized protein isoform X3, with translation MKASLKGEDIPSHVTASAGDDRRFLKSVHDNVHGNMYLDPLSLKFIDTEQFQRLRDLKQLGMTYLVYPGAVHSRFEHSLGVYWLANKAMDKLKRYQGLELGIEQIDVQTVKLAGLLHDVGHGPFSHMFEREFLPRVVNGLKWSHEDMSLKMTDYIVDEHNIDIDPENLKKVKDMINASERSISTSFKEKSFLYDIVANGRNGIDVDKFDYISRDSRACGLGCNFQFRRLFENMRVIDDEICYRAKEYLTVHKLFSSRADLHRTVYMHPKVKAIELMCVDAMIKANDYLQIASFIDDPAQYWKLDDTILKTIETSSHQELKESRDLILRIRRRDLYQFCNQFAVPKDKLDHFKVATPQDIVCSQRSGGITLKEEDIIVTNVKIDLTRGRENPLERTLRALRNSLLRMTGSVTCCLLAIKT
- the LOC113719579 gene encoding uncharacterized protein isoform X4; its protein translation is MTYLVYPGAVHSRFEHSLGVYWLANKAMDKLKRYQGLELGIEQIDVQTVKLAGLLHDVGHGPFSHMFEREFLPRVVNGLKWSHEDMSLKMTDYIVDEHNIDIDPENLKKVKDMINASERSISTSFKEKSFLYDIVANGRNGIDVDKFDYISRDSRACGLGCNFQFRRLFENMRVIDDEICYRAKEYLTVHKLFSSRADLHRTVYMHPKVKAIELMCVDAMIKANDYLQIASFIDDPAQYWKLDDTILKTIETSSHQELKESRDLILRIRRRDLYQFCNQFAVPKDKLDHFKVATPQDIVCSQRSGGITLKEEDIIVTNVKIDLTRGRENPLESIKFFEDFASTEKFSIKDDRISHLLPACYQDMIVRVYAKKPELVEAVSEAFENFQMRTYGMKTQVHGTPNSKKKRQRS